Proteins from one Bacteriovorax sp. BAL6_X genomic window:
- a CDS encoding DNA recombination protein RmuC, with translation MTPIIIVIVLQVAILAFLFLIFKKEHTVNFDEVTNLIRSQKDDITETLFRNNNQLAENFSNLREIVVERLMETKGALNKDMFSFKDQLTQDLEKKFDKTNHAIQEKLEKINNKVQENLNEGFKKTNETFTGIIARLAKIDEAQKKIESLSTNVVSLQEVLTDKKSRGIFGEVQLTSLLKSVFGEGDKYYKLQYKLKNDKLVDAMLDLPEPIGRLCVDSKFPLENFKRMFEGSVEEKTVARREFVKNVKKHIDDISSKYIIKGETSEQAVLFLPAEAIFAEIHAYHEDIIAYSQKKNVWIASPTTFMATLTTVQSVLMNMERSKYMSILHEEINKLGVDFGLYEKRWGDLTKHLATVTKDVNNINITTGKISKRFQKIMEVEIDKGQLPEVELSSQESLNDL, from the coding sequence ATGACTCCAATTATTATTGTCATCGTTTTACAAGTTGCAATCCTAGCTTTCTTATTTCTTATTTTTAAGAAAGAACATACTGTTAATTTTGATGAAGTAACAAACCTCATCCGTTCTCAAAAAGATGATATTACTGAGACGCTTTTTAGAAATAATAATCAACTAGCAGAGAACTTTTCAAATCTTCGTGAGATCGTGGTTGAGCGCCTAATGGAGACGAAAGGTGCACTTAATAAAGATATGTTTAGTTTCAAGGACCAATTAACACAAGATCTTGAAAAGAAATTTGATAAGACTAATCATGCTATCCAAGAAAAGCTAGAGAAGATCAATAACAAGGTTCAAGAAAACTTAAATGAAGGTTTTAAAAAAACCAATGAAACCTTTACTGGGATTATTGCTCGTCTAGCAAAAATTGATGAGGCCCAAAAGAAGATTGAATCCCTTTCAACTAATGTTGTCAGTTTACAAGAAGTTTTAACAGATAAGAAATCACGCGGGATTTTTGGGGAAGTTCAGCTTACGTCGCTTTTGAAATCGGTCTTTGGAGAAGGAGATAAGTACTATAAGCTTCAGTACAAACTTAAGAATGATAAGCTCGTAGATGCTATGCTTGATCTTCCTGAACCCATTGGAAGGCTTTGTGTGGACTCGAAATTCCCTCTTGAGAACTTTAAGAGAATGTTTGAGGGCTCGGTCGAGGAAAAGACTGTTGCTCGCCGAGAATTTGTGAAGAACGTTAAAAAGCATATCGATGATATCTCTTCTAAGTATATTATTAAGGGGGAGACTTCTGAGCAGGCAGTTTTATTTCTTCCTGCAGAAGCAATTTTTGCTGAGATACATGCCTATCACGAAGATATTATCGCTTACTCTCAAAAGAAGAATGTATGGATTGCTTCACCAACAACCTTTATGGCCACATTAACAACTGTTCAATCAGTTCTGATGAATATGGAGCGATCTAAGTATATGTCGATTCTACACGAAGAGATCAATAAGCTGGGCGTTGATTTTGGCCTATATGAGAAGAGGTGGGGTGACCTGACTAAGCACTTAGCAACAGTAACTAAAGATGTAAATAATATAAATATAACGACTGGGAAGATTTCTAAGAGATTTCAAAAGATTATGGAAGTTGAAATCGATAAGGGGCAGCTTCCAGAAGTCGAATTATCTAGTCAGGAAAGCTTAAATGACTTATAA
- a CDS encoding M23 family metallopeptidase yields the protein MRQHTKLLPLFFILFIYSCAGIRPLPQLGTYEVEQRVAHPGKVNKIVLELPSIGEKFRVICGEDTLGHNITGSTLETVWAPDYWYFETKDGEKTNAATSVHCYLKSEVYGQEIQYHIATFEIKPFDYKKSYIKVSKKHVDLSPEAVKRWQEEVRLQKEAYASAELEKSLTDKDFIKPLNSKITAHYGNRRVFNNKKNSWHSGTDMRARRPTPVKASNDGKVILVKDLFFNGNAVFIDHGAGVITMYCHLSKFKVNQGDTVKRGQIIALSGNTGRSSAPHLHWGVRVQGKWIDGLQFIKEKGRVQQAQKYVMPNVEGKN from the coding sequence ATGAGACAACACACAAAGCTATTACCACTTTTCTTTATTCTATTTATCTATTCATGTGCTGGAATCAGGCCGCTTCCACAACTTGGGACATATGAAGTTGAACAGCGAGTTGCCCATCCTGGTAAGGTCAATAAAATTGTCTTGGAATTGCCAAGTATTGGTGAGAAGTTTCGTGTAATTTGTGGTGAAGACACTCTCGGACACAATATAACAGGAAGTACTCTAGAGACTGTATGGGCTCCAGATTATTGGTACTTTGAAACAAAAGACGGAGAAAAGACAAACGCTGCGACTTCTGTTCATTGCTACTTGAAGTCTGAGGTTTACGGGCAAGAGATTCAGTACCATATCGCAACATTTGAAATAAAACCTTTTGATTATAAAAAATCTTATATCAAGGTTTCTAAGAAACATGTTGATCTATCTCCCGAGGCGGTAAAGCGCTGGCAAGAGGAAGTAAGACTTCAAAAGGAAGCTTATGCTTCAGCTGAATTAGAGAAGTCGTTAACGGATAAAGATTTTATTAAGCCTCTAAATTCTAAAATTACGGCCCATTATGGAAATCGTCGTGTCTTTAATAATAAGAAGAATAGTTGGCACTCTGGAACGGATATGCGTGCCAGAAGGCCAACTCCGGTAAAGGCATCGAATGATGGCAAGGTTATTTTAGTAAAAGATCTCTTCTTCAATGGAAATGCCGTCTTTATCGACCACGGAGCCGGTGTCATTACAATGTATTGCCACTTGTCAAAATTCAAGGTTAATCAAGGTGACACAGTAAAGCGTGGTCAAATCATCGCTTTAAGTGGTAATACTGGTCGATCTAGTGCTCCACACTTGCACTGGGGAGTTCGCGTTCAAGGTAAATGGATCGATGGACTACAATTTATTAAAGAAAAGGGGCGAGTCCAACAGGCCCAAAAATATGTCATGCCAAATGTTGAAGGGAAGAATTAA
- a CDS encoding BolA/IbaG family iron-sulfur metabolism protein, which yields MLFEQVKTIIEENIKDSQVMVYDLTGGGDHLGITIVSDEFKGKMLLAQHRMVMDILKQKLSEDLHAVQLKTLTVEQAQAQGLV from the coding sequence ATGTTATTTGAACAAGTAAAAACTATCATTGAAGAAAATATCAAAGATTCACAAGTAATGGTCTATGACCTAACAGGTGGTGGTGATCACCTTGGTATCACAATCGTTAGTGATGAGTTTAAAGGCAAAATGCTTCTAGCTCAGCACAGAATGGTTATGGATATTTTGAAGCAGAAGTTAAGTGAAGACTTACATGCGGTCCAGCTGAAAACTCTAACTGTTGAACAAGCACAAGCACAGGGACTTGTTTAA
- a CDS encoding type II secretion system protein J, with the protein MLKLLKNKKGFTLVEVLVASGLAGVVLLSATHFFSRYKKDNKKVTQEILETINLSQFEQVISKDLSLAKLSLGSLEFKDENNKNFFDFYFDVTCEKDCERKITLKTPSGVGSYSTSIYFLIQDPFFSKEVILNPSEAYNDGTEFHGFNYNNNLNNKLYRQGVEDDAQDLIWRKDALIYAYTNLPVRKDSKKPGENPPVKYNYLGWVKSKNSKNLVKENIEDDMFINWDIRSMNYYNDEDDFLRNIPFVYGLANSVNIARARIIRYRLKAYRDNDQVLGKLFRGIKRPNGEYKEFVIGDGFKSLTFKRKDVSLPFIDVNFDVIE; encoded by the coding sequence ATGTTAAAGTTGTTAAAAAATAAGAAAGGCTTTACTCTTGTCGAAGTTCTTGTTGCATCTGGACTGGCCGGAGTTGTTCTCTTATCTGCTACTCATTTTTTTAGTCGATACAAGAAAGATAATAAGAAAGTAACACAAGAGATTTTAGAAACTATTAATTTGAGTCAATTTGAACAAGTAATAAGTAAAGACCTCTCTCTTGCAAAGCTTTCATTGGGGTCTTTGGAATTTAAAGATGAGAATAATAAGAATTTCTTCGACTTCTACTTTGATGTAACTTGTGAAAAAGATTGTGAAAGAAAGATCACATTAAAGACTCCTTCTGGAGTTGGTTCATATTCAACATCGATTTATTTCCTTATTCAAGATCCTTTCTTTTCTAAAGAAGTCATTTTAAACCCTAGTGAGGCATATAATGATGGAACAGAGTTTCACGGATTCAATTATAATAATAACTTAAATAATAAGCTCTATCGTCAAGGAGTTGAGGATGATGCGCAGGATTTAATTTGGCGAAAGGATGCCCTAATCTATGCATATACAAACCTGCCTGTTCGTAAAGATAGCAAAAAACCAGGAGAAAATCCTCCTGTAAAGTATAACTATCTTGGATGGGTTAAGTCTAAAAATTCTAAGAATTTGGTAAAGGAAAATATTGAAGACGATATGTTCATTAATTGGGATATTAGAAGTATGAATTATTACAATGATGAAGACGATTTCTTGCGTAATATTCCATTTGTTTATGGCCTTGCTAATTCTGTTAACATTGCAAGGGCCCGTATTATTCGTTATCGATTAAAGGCCTATAGGGATAACGATCAAGTTCTTGGCAAACTTTTTCGTGGGATCAAAAGGCCAAATGGAGAATATAAAGAGTTCGTTATAGGAGATGGCTTTAAAAGCCTTACCTTTAAGCGCAAGGATGTATCTCTTCCATTTATTGATGTGAATTTTGATGTCATTGAATAG
- the hisS gene encoding histidine--tRNA ligase, with amino-acid sequence MAIIKPQNAKGTRDFGPIESSRRNHIFEAVKKRFQSHGFMPLETPAVENLNVLTGKYGEEGDKLLFRVLNSGDFLKKVKPEDLQEKNLSAVSSKMCERGLRYDLTIPFARYVCANLNDLALPFKRYQIQPVWRADRPQKGRYREFYQCDGDIIGTESLLSEVSLVEVYHDVFKDLKIDGVEIVINNRKILQGIASVLGVSDKLTDMTIAIDKLDKIGAEKVGEELLNRGFYEDQVSRLSTLLTLEGSSDEKLAKIKDFLGEDEIGKLGLEELEFVLSNVRELGIENLVFDPTLARGLDYYTGCIFEVKLVDGSMGSIGGGGRYDDLTSMFGQKEKLSGVGISFGAERIYDVMLDRGLFEDISASVDYMIINMDENDQKQYLQIARKFRTEGHSIEIYPTSAKMKKQMTYANKRGVKNVIFYGEAEKEKGVLQVKHMESGEQTEVSR; translated from the coding sequence ATGGCGATTATTAAGCCGCAAAATGCAAAAGGTACAAGAGACTTTGGTCCAATTGAGTCATCAAGAAGAAATCACATTTTTGAAGCAGTTAAAAAAAGGTTTCAATCTCATGGTTTTATGCCACTTGAAACTCCGGCCGTTGAAAACTTGAACGTACTGACGGGAAAATATGGTGAGGAAGGAGATAAACTTCTTTTTCGCGTTTTGAACTCTGGAGACTTTTTAAAGAAAGTTAAACCTGAAGATCTTCAAGAAAAGAACCTTAGTGCCGTTTCGAGTAAGATGTGTGAGCGTGGACTTCGCTACGACCTCACTATTCCTTTCGCTCGTTATGTGTGTGCAAACCTAAATGATCTTGCACTGCCATTTAAGCGCTACCAAATTCAGCCGGTATGGCGTGCTGATCGTCCTCAAAAAGGACGCTATAGAGAGTTCTACCAGTGTGATGGAGATATCATCGGAACAGAATCACTTCTAAGTGAAGTATCACTTGTTGAAGTCTATCACGATGTATTTAAAGACCTAAAAATCGACGGTGTTGAAATCGTTATTAATAATAGAAAAATCCTACAAGGAATTGCAAGTGTTCTAGGTGTTAGTGATAAATTAACAGATATGACAATTGCCATTGATAAGCTCGATAAAATTGGCGCTGAGAAAGTTGGAGAAGAACTACTTAATCGTGGCTTCTATGAGGACCAAGTAAGTCGTCTTTCAACTCTTCTAACTCTTGAAGGTAGCTCAGATGAGAAACTAGCAAAGATTAAAGACTTTCTTGGTGAAGATGAGATTGGGAAGCTAGGACTTGAAGAGCTGGAATTTGTTCTTTCAAATGTAAGAGAGCTTGGTATTGAAAACCTTGTTTTTGATCCAACTCTTGCCCGTGGACTCGATTATTACACAGGTTGTATATTTGAAGTAAAACTAGTTGACGGCTCAATGGGAAGCATTGGCGGCGGTGGACGCTACGATGACCTAACAAGTATGTTTGGCCAAAAAGAGAAGCTTTCTGGTGTTGGAATCTCATTTGGAGCCGAAAGAATTTATGATGTGATGCTAGATCGCGGTTTATTTGAAGATATTAGTGCAAGTGTTGATTACATGATCATCAATATGGATGAGAACGACCAAAAGCAATACCTTCAAATTGCTAGAAAATTTAGAACAGAAGGCCACTCTATTGAAATCTACCCTACTTCGGCAAAAATGAAGAAGCAGATGACTTACGCTAATAAACGCGGAGTAAAGAATGTAATCTTCTATGGCGAGGCCGAAAAAGAAAAAGGTGTGTTACAAGTAAAACATATGGAGTCTGGAGAACAAACAGAAGTAAGCAGATAA